DNA from Ignisphaera sp.:
AGCTTTGCAAGAAGCGCTATCAGCGCTACAACAAAGCCTAGGGGCTGCACTAATAGTGTTGGGTACCGAGACTGTGCTTTAACTACGTCAGACATTGATAGTGTGTTGCATTGCATAAACGGTAGAGCCAGGGTTATTAACAGAAGCGATTCATACATTGCATACTGTGTAACAAGCCTTCCTGTACCGACAACTGTAAATGATGTTTGGATAGATAATCCCATTAGAGTTTGTGCTACCGCCGACAATGCAAAGGTTAGTGGCACTATGATGAAATCCTCATTGAAGCTGTAAGGAGATGGCGAAACAAATAAAGGTATAAAGAATAGACCAACTACTGAGCTCAGCACATAGAGAATAATAGAAAAGTCGGCTAGATAAATATTCATACCTTCAATCTCGGTCTCCTCTTTTAGAAGCAATTTTGCAAAATCATAAAATGGCTGTAAAATGCCTTTAAACCCTGTTAACAACGGGCCTACACGCCACTGGATTCTGGCAATAAGTTTTCTTTCAATCCATTCGAAAATTAGGGCCAAAACTATGAACACAATTAAAAAGATTAGCGTAAGAACCACTACAAACGTTTTTACTCACCTAGCTCTTCTACTTTCCTTTCTCAACTTGTTAAAATCGACAAAAAATACATTATTGCGATTCTTATCAACGACGAGAACCCTGTCCATGCAGCTAAAGCATGGGTCAATAGATGTTATGATTACTGGCACATCTGATAACGTATAGCCCTTCAATATATCAGCTGCTAGAAGAATATTTGCTAGCGTAGGTGTCCTTATCTTAACTCTGTGAGGATTTCTAGAGTTTGCCGCCTTAACGTAATAAAATAGTTCTCCCCTTGGTGCCTCCGTCCTAGCCACCACCTCTCCTTCTTTAACTACCCCACTGACAAGAGTTTTTGGAACTGGATTCTCATTCCTAGGCATTTTCTCGATGCACTGCCTTATTATGTTAATAGACTCTAGCACCTCTTTAATTCTCACCATAGTCACATTGAATACATCGCCACCCTTACCTGTAACCACATTAAAATCTATCTCGTCATAGACTCCATAAGGTTCAACCTTCCTCATGTCATAGGGGACTCCAGTAGCTCTTATTATTGGCCCAACAGCTCCCAGTCTAATGGCATGCTCAGCATTATACATTCCAATACCTTTGATCCTTTCTACCAGTGGCTCATACGACATTATCTCATCTATGAGCTTCTTATAATCTTTCTCAAATTCCGCTATAGTCTTTGCAACTGTATTCAGTTTTTCATCAGATACATCCTTTCTCACACCACCAAACGCTATAAATGATTTGTGGACCCTATTACCTGTCAAAAGGTCGAGTAGCGACATTATCTTTTCTCTTAACCTCCAGATCCACATGAACATGCTTTCAAATCCAGTCCAATAGCCTAAGAGACCTATCCACAACACATGACTGTGAATCCTCTCAAGCTCTGCTATTACGGTTCTTAGATACTCAGCTTTTTTACTTGGCTTAACATTCAGAAGCTCTTCAACAGCTAATGTAAATATCCATGAGTGTATAAAGCTGCAAATACCGCAAATTCTTTCAACTAGGAATAGATCCTGCAGAAAGGTCCTACCCTCAGCAATTTTCTCTATACCCCTGTGCACATGACCTATCTTCGGAATTACATCAACGATTGTCTCCCCTTCCAGTACAAGAATAAATCTCTCAGGCTCTTTTAATGCTGGGTGGTATGGGCCAAAAGGTAAGAGGATAACCGACTCAGCACTATACCTAGATGAGCCAGTAACATAAATCTGTGGCTCTCCCAACATGCAACCTGCTACAACCTTCTCCAAATCTTCTTGTTTCACATTCCTAAGCAACGGATGTGCATTATTGGGGAAGCAATCTGGTAGCAAAACTCTTTTCCCAGTGAATGGGTTTCCATCAAATGTCACGCCGAAGAGTTCAGAAACCTCCTGTTCATATATGGAGGCTGCTGGAGCCACTGAGGCTATGGATGGTAGAGTCTTCTTGTCCTCGGGTATTCTAGTTGAAATATTTTTTAATGCACCTCTGAAATCGCTGAAGGTGTATATAAGCTCTATGCTCTTCTCTTTTTCATCATGCACAGCAGTTACTGAGATTAGATGTGGATAACTCGACAGCGTCTTGCTGGCAACCTCTACAATGCTGTGGGGCTCTGTATATGCCTTATCCTCTATTCTGCTCCTCCCCACAACCACCACCAGCTACCTTTATCTCCCCTTTGTATATAGCCTCCAAAGCCCTGAAAATCTCTTTTGGATTTGGAGGGCACCCAGGTACACAAATGGTGACTGGGATAACCTTTTCAACACCGCCCAAAACTGTGTATCCACCAGAAAATATGCCCCCACTGCATGCACAAGTTCCAATAGCGATAACATACTTCGGCTCTGGCATCTGATCATATATGAGTTTTAGGGATTTCGCTACCTGTAGTGTTACCGGACCTGTGACAACAAGAACATCTGCGTGCTTGGGAGAGGCAACTAGCTTAGCCCCCAAACGCTCAACATCATATAACGGTGTTAACGCTGCAACAAACTCTATATCACATCCGTTACAGCCCCCACTATTAAAATGGAAAATCCATGGACTCTTCCTAACAAGCCTTCTATCAAATGACTCATGTTCACTTCTTTGCCCATCTGCCATAGTCACACACCTTCAATTGATAGTATAGCAAGCAAAACATAGATTACAAAACCTAGCAAGAATGAAAACAGAGCATAATGAGAAAACCCTGTAAACAGAAATATCGTTACAATACATTCAATGGATAAAAGCAAAGGCAAAACCACTACAATACTCGTTACATACCTATAGAAGTGCTCCGGAATTATAAGCCCACCCTCAAAAGGCTTAACAAAATTGATTTTAGATCTACATCCAGAGCCTTTGACACATCTAATTAGTATTGGCAAATAAAATAAAGCAACAACAAAAACCACTAAAGAGGTAATGGCATAAAATATGCCTGATATCAAACCTGTTGCCCTCTTAGCTAAAGAGACCTGCGTACACTATATAAGATTTTTGTCTTGTTTTTGATACCTAGTTATACTCAGTTATACTGAGCCTTAATTGTAATAGCAAATTAGAAACATAAAAACACAAATTGTTTCAGAATAGAATAGATGTAATCGAATTCAAGCGATCTCTACCATACAGTGTTCAAGATAGGTAGCATGAATGTTCTAAAACACCAATATGCCGGGTTTTCTCAGCTGAAAAATTTAGGTGATATTCCTCTTGTTTGCAGCTGATGAAGCCAACATACATATCTATACAGTTGATATAACCACTAAAAGGTGGCTGCGTTGACCCCATTGCACCAGCTAAGCCATATGGCTTTGGAGGCTCTGCTATTGCATGGGCTATGACTAGTTATAAAGTGGTAGAAAGTAATGGTAGGTAAAGAAATGGTTGGTGCCAGCATTCCCATGGTTTGCATAGAATCAATTAAATATTATGATTCTTCAGCAAGGAGAAGAACCTTCTATTTCCAATACCAGAGCCGTGGATTACCAGCTTAGTTGTCGCTGAAATAGCACTAATAGTTTTCTATTATGTGGCCAAGGATGCAACTCATCTAGCATTAATAATAATATTGTGTTAAAACCTTATGTAGCTAATCTCCCATAGGCTTCAGGAAGAGACCTTGAAAACTTTAAAGCACAATATTTCTATGATCAGTCTCTAACGATATACCCGTCAATGATCCCTACTATAGGCCTGAAAAGCTTGGTTCTGCCAAGAATTTCCCCATATAGGCTAAACGCAGAAGAGAAGAATGCGGCGGCCGGGATTTGAACCCGGGATCTCCGGCTTGGAAGGCCGGCGTCCTAGACCAGGCTAGACGACCGCCGCCTTTTGTTAATAATAAAATGATTGGATTTTTAAGTGTTTGTGGTTTGTTTTTGTTTTTTGAATTCGTTTGCTACATTGGTGAAGGTTTCGATGACCTTTCTTTGGTATTCTTGGTCAATCCTATACCAATATACTGGTTTTTCAAGACCTTTCAATGCCTTAATTAGTAGTACCACACCCCTGATAACGTTAGCTACATCAAGTAGGAAGCTTTTGTTTTCTATTGGATCTTCTTCAGATTCGTGGTATGCCAGAGCCCATGGCGGGATTGCAACACCCATACTATTTAGAATCGTCATTAAATTTTGTATCACAGCTAAGGCGCCTGTGTCATTGCCTACAGCTATAAACCCAGCTACTTTCCCCTCTAACCTGCTTCTGCCTTCGATGAATATAGCATTTTCGAAAACTGTTAGCCTGTCGATGAAGTTCTTCAGTGGTCCTGGTACATTGTACCAGTATACTGGGGTCACAAATATCATTCCATCGACTTGCTCAACCACACTATAGAGTTTTTTCATATCATCTTCGTATACACATGGTAGTTTGCATAGCATGACATCATCTGAGACACAGCCCTTGCAAGGCTTAATATCATAGTCATAAACATCGATTTTAATAGCATCAACACTTTCAATTTCTATAGCTATTCTCCTCGCAGCTTCAGCCACTAGCCTAGCATTTCCATATTTTCTTGGCGATGCACTCACAATTAAGATTGAGATGGTTGAGCCCATGGATGATAACACCTCAACATGGTTTGACCATTCCATTGAATATTACATTTCAAGACTATGCCAATGCTGATACAACTTATTACTCACTCAAAAACGATAAGATAGAAATTATAAGCTTTAATCAATCTAATTAAAGGCTGTTTCGAATAATACCAATATCGTCTATGCATCGAATCAGCAAATACTATTGCTATAAATACTGCTTTTGATAGCAGAAAAGTTTTTTATGAGTCTAATACTATTTTGACTTTTGACTACAGTATCGATTAAGCTGAGGGTTAGCAATATGGCGTTAGAGGATTGGAGAACATATAAAAAGGCTGAGACAGAAATAAAGAAAGGTCTAACAGATGAGATACATGAATTTCTAACAAAAGTTTTCAATATATATGTTGTTAAATTTAGCCCCGATGTGTTTAAGTATCTAGAGAGTTTGAGGGATAAGCTAATTTCTCTAACTACACGTTTTGAGAATGATAAGTACGCTGATTTTTGCGATTCTTTTTCCAAAGTCTATAAAACAATTCTATTCGATAAGAATATTGATTCTGGAAGCAAGAAAATGATTGAAGAACTTGCTCAAAAAACAAACAACTTCTTTAATTCAAAGGGTTTGCAACTATGTGTGAAAGAATTGAAGTATTATAAGCTAAGAATTAAGACCTTGTTCAATAGCAAAAACCTTGATAGCGCCACTATCAGTATAGAGTCAGAGGGGCGGGTAGTAGCATCGACGAAAACAGATGAAAATGGTTTCGCAGAGGTTGAGATACCAGAAGGAAAATATGCTATTTATGTCTATAAAGATCTTGGAGAAGGGAAATACGTCTACGAGGAGAAGACCATTTCAGTTCCACAAGAAACAGAGATAATATTTGATGTTAAGGAGGTAAAAAGCAGATCAGAAATTGAGAGAGAGCGTGGCGGTAAACCTCTTATAAAGGAGGTTACCTAATCAGGGAAATGCTTCTACAATCCAATAGCAATTGGCATTATTTGCAGAGCAGATTAGGTGATTAGCATGTTGACATCTATTACACACTGTTTTATGAATCCATTATTCGGAGACTTGAATTGTAGATAAATAGCTGAATTGTTTATCACAGCTGATGCCACTATATTGCGAAGATCTTCTATAGAATTGATCTTTACATTATTGGCCTCTATCAAAATATCGCCAATATTCACTTGACATATATCCACTAGCTTTTTGTTTAGGATATCAACTACTATTACCCCATTCTCAGCTTTAAGATTCTTTAGCAAGCTAGTTGACTGCAAAAGTTTTAGCCCAAGTTTAACGGTAACTACCTTACCAAATTTCTTGAACATAAGCAGATCTCTTAAAATTCTCGTAGAAGGTGTCGCTAAAGAAAGCTCGTTGAATAGAATAGATCTTGAGATCACCATGCCAGCAACTTTTCCATAGATATCAACTATAGGTGCGCCACTCATTCCAGGAAGTATAGGCATATTCAACAGCATTAGCCCCTCAATTTCAGTGCCATCAACTGATGCCTTAACATCCAATCCACTAACAAAGCCATATGTTATAAAATGTCTGAGAAGCCCATAAGCAAACCCTGTTGATAAGACAATGGAGCCTATATCCGCTATCGAATCTCTTACATTTAGTGGCCTACCATTTTTTTCTACAGCCAAGAAGACAATGTCATTATCTTCATCATCTGCAACTATAGAAGCCTTCGAAAAATCGCCATCAAATGTTAGTATGCATAGATTATCTCTATTGCCAAATTTCTTAATAACATGATAAGCTGATAAAATGATATCCCTATCCACATAGAAGCCTGTTGCTACTGATCCATCAAAGTCGTAATTCGCCTGGCCATTAATACAAGCATCTTTGCCAACCATGACTATTACTATAGACTCTAGTATAGAATGAATAACCGCCTTAATACTATCTTCCAAACTCTTTAAAGAAATATGCGAAAATGTGATAGCATCATTTATAGGTTTGATCCTAGGCAATTTGACCCCCTTCACTATACCCACTATATTGCCTCTTAGCACTGGAATAATATATCAAGACCGCCCCTCAACAACAATATCTATGAACGACAACAAAGCAAATCTAGATTTGGGCGAACAATATGTAACAAATTATTTGACTCGACTTATAGACGTGATTAAATAACTTTGTCATTCATAGTCTTTTTCAATAATATCAATATCTTCATGCCGAGGGCTACACGAATCAATGGAAAAAACATCAATACTATTTATAATAACATATGGCATTTCATTTTTTATTTCATCAATAATTTCATTGATATCCATACGATCAGCATTCTCAACGCATACAAGGATCTCATCTGAATCTATATCCTCTATAAAGCCATGCAACTTTTTTATACGCATTTTTTCATATAGAAGCCCCTTTAATCCAAACCCTCTTATGAAGCCCTTGATAAGAATGAAATATGAGCCCATATTGTTCCCCACCCTTACATTAATTAAATTTTAATATTGACTTTTGGCACATAAAATGTATTGATACGATTTTTCATATCTTTAATAAAAAGCTTTCACCAATAAATTTTATTCTAGAAAACACATCCACCGTAACATTGATGGAAAGCTAGTTAATACATTATTCAAAGTTCTTCAATCATGATGGGCACCTCCAACTTGATTGCTGATCTTCCTCTATACAACTCCAATTCTACATAGCCTTTGCCGATACTCTCTTCTATCGCAACCCTAAGATCCTTTACACTCTTTACATTTTTCCCATTTGCTTTCACTATTACATCACCTTCTCTTATTCTTGCTCTATAAGCAGGTGACCCGGGGACTACACGTACAACCACAACACCTTCTGGAACTGGTAGTGATAGAACCGATGCTGTTGTCGGATTTAGTGGCGCTACATAGACTCCTATCCAAACTCTGACAGGCCTTCCAAACCTTCTAAGCATCTCTAGAAACCTCCTTACAGAGTTTATGGGGATTGCGAATCCTATTCCCTGGGCATATGGTATTATAGCTGTTGTCACACCTATAGCTTGTCCCTCAACATTTATCAAAGGCCCTCCACTGTTGCCAGGATTTATTGCTGCATCAGTTTGTATAAGATCCTCTAGTATTATGTCCTCGCCAACAATTGTTCTTCCAGTAGCACTAACAACCCCCAGAGTTACTGATGGCCCTGGGAGGCCAAGTGGAGAACCTATTGCTAGTACAAGCTCGCCAACCTTAACAGTATCTGAGTCCCCCAGTTCAATTGGTTTAACACTTCTATGCACTCTTAGCAATGCTAGGTCTCTTTGGGGGTCCACTGCTAATACTGTGGCCTCTTCTGATGACCCATCATGGTATAGCACATTAACGCTTGAAGCATTTCTAACAACATGCGCATTTGTAATAATGTATCCAGGCTCTATGGCAAATCCTGACCCAAAGCCTGTGAATGGTCTATAACCAAACAAGGTAAAGAGATGCGGTATCTCAGTTATTATTGTTACAACAGACTCTCTAATATCCTCTATCAGTTTAGATATATCTGAGCTGATTCTAGCTAAATAAGACGTCGGTAACCCCATAACAATATTTAGAAAAAGTTATTTTTTAAAAGTTTTTGCGGCAGCCGCAACCATATCATTTATTACTTTTTCAGGATTTGGAGCCTTCATTATTGCAGAGGCTACCAATACGCCTGCTGTTCCAAGTTTAATCGCAGCTTCAACATCCTCTGCAGTTGATATACCTGCACCAGTAAGGATAATAACATCCTTGTTTACTTCGCGAACCCTCTGCACAGTGTTTGTTATAACCTCTGGCTTTGCCTTCGAAACAGCTATTCCTGTCCCTATCAATTCTGGCGGCTCAACAGCTAACGCCACAGGCTTTATTGCTGCAACAGCAGCCGCTGCAATTGGTGTGTCAGCACAGACAAGAGTTTCAAGACCATGTTTCCTTGCAGCCTCAACGATGGCCACAATCTCGTCTAGTCTAATTCTATGCTCGCTGTGATTGATGAGAACGCCCTTAACATTCATTTCTTTTAGAGCCGCTACAGGCAAC
Protein-coding regions in this window:
- a CDS encoding complex I subunit 1 family protein; the protein is MVLTLIFLIVFIVLALIFEWIERKLIARIQWRVGPLLTGFKGILQPFYDFAKLLLKEETEIEGMNIYLADFSIILYVLSSVVGLFFIPLFVSPSPYSFNEDFIIVPLTFALSAVAQTLMGLSIQTSFTVVGTGRLVTQYAMYESLLLITLALPFMQCNTLSMSDVVKAQSRYPTLLVQPLGFVVALIALLAKLEKPPFDLPHAKQEIAAGWMTEYCCRRLAFIQLGKDLEMVYGIALITTAFLGGGQGPMAYDFPWLYPIYFIAKMIIVLVLLVILQGMAVRVREVFMPQRLWERGIVMLVIQAFILFILKGVGLI
- a CDS encoding NADH-quinone oxidoreductase subunit C — its product is MGRSRIEDKAYTEPHSIVEVASKTLSSYPHLISVTAVHDEKEKSIELIYTFSDFRGALKNISTRIPEDKKTLPSIASVAPAASIYEQEVSELFGVTFDGNPFTGKRVLLPDCFPNNAHPLLRNVKQEDLEKVVAGCMLGEPQIYVTGSSRYSAESVILLPFGPYHPALKEPERFILVLEGETIVDVIPKIGHVHRGIEKIAEGRTFLQDLFLVERICGICSFIHSWIFTLAVEELLNVKPSKKAEYLRTVIAELERIHSHVLWIGLLGYWTGFESMFMWIWRLREKIMSLLDLLTGNRVHKSFIAFGGVRKDVSDEKLNTVAKTIAEFEKDYKKLIDEIMSYEPLVERIKGIGMYNAEHAIRLGAVGPIIRATGVPYDMRKVEPYGVYDEIDFNVVTGKGGDVFNVTMVRIKEVLESINIIRQCIEKMPRNENPVPKTLVSGVVKEGEVVARTEAPRGELFYYVKAANSRNPHRVKIRTPTLANILLAADILKGYTLSDVPVIITSIDPCFSCMDRVLVVDKNRNNVFFVDFNKLRKESRRAR
- a CDS encoding NADH-quinone oxidoreductase subunit B family protein produces the protein MADGQRSEHESFDRRLVRKSPWIFHFNSGGCNGCDIEFVAALTPLYDVERLGAKLVASPKHADVLVVTGPVTLQVAKSLKLIYDQMPEPKYVIAIGTCACSGGIFSGGYTVLGGVEKVIPVTICVPGCPPNPKEIFRALEAIYKGEIKVAGGGCGEEQNRG
- a CDS encoding flavodoxin family protein, with the translated sequence MGSTISILIVSASPRKYGNARLVAEAARRIAIEIESVDAIKIDVYDYDIKPCKGCVSDDVMLCKLPCVYEDDMKKLYSVVEQVDGMIFVTPVYWYNVPGPLKNFIDRLTVFENAIFIEGRSRLEGKVAGFIAVGNDTGALAVIQNLMTILNSMGVAIPPWALAYHESEEDPIENKSFLLDVANVIRGVVLLIKALKGLEKPVYWYRIDQEYQRKVIETFTNVANEFKKQKQTTNT
- a CDS encoding serine protease; protein product: MPRIKPINDAITFSHISLKSLEDSIKAVIHSILESIVIVMVGKDACINGQANYDFDGSVATGFYVDRDIILSAYHVIKKFGNRDNLCILTFDGDFSKASIVADDEDNDIVFLAVEKNGRPLNVRDSIADIGSIVLSTGFAYGLLRHFITYGFVSGLDVKASVDGTEIEGLMLLNMPILPGMSGAPIVDIYGKVAGMVISRSILFNELSLATPSTRILRDLLMFKKFGKVVTVKLGLKLLQSTSLLKNLKAENGVIVVDILNKKLVDICQVNIGDILIEANNVKINSIEDLRNIVASAVINNSAIYLQFKSPNNGFIKQCVIDVNMLIT
- a CDS encoding acylphosphatase yields the protein MGSYFILIKGFIRGFGLKGLLYEKMRIKKLHGFIEDIDSDEILVCVENADRMDINEIIDEIKNEMPYVIINSIDVFSIDSCSPRHEDIDIIEKDYE
- a CDS encoding trypsin-like peptidase domain-containing protein — protein: MGLPTSYLARISSDISKLIEDIRESVVTIITEIPHLFTLFGYRPFTGFGSGFAIEPGYIITNAHVVRNASSVNVLYHDGSSEEATVLAVDPQRDLALLRVHRSVKPIELGDSDTVKVGELVLAIGSPLGLPGPSVTLGVVSATGRTIVGEDIILEDLIQTDAAINPGNSGGPLINVEGQAIGVTTAIIPYAQGIGFAIPINSVRRFLEMLRRFGRPVRVWIGVYVAPLNPTTASVLSLPVPEGVVVVRVVPGSPAYRARIREGDVIVKANGKNVKSVKDLRVAIEESIGKGYVELELYRGRSAIKLEVPIMIEEL
- the tpiA gene encoding triose-phosphate isomerase gives rise to the protein MRTPVLAINFKAYNTAFGQKALEIAKAAEKAAKEYGVEVIVIPPATELRRIASEVSIPVFAQHADPYEFGAYTGWLPVAALKEMNVKGVLINHSEHRIRLDEIVAIVEAARKHGLETLVCADTPIAAAAVAAIKPVALAVEPPELIGTGIAVSKAKPEVITNTVQRVREVNKDVIILTGAGISTAEDVEAAIKLGTAGVLVASAIMKAPNPEKVINDMVAAAAKTFKK